The Puntigrus tetrazona isolate hp1 chromosome 19, ASM1883169v1, whole genome shotgun sequence genome has a segment encoding these proteins:
- the calcr gene encoding calcitonin gene-related peptide type 1 receptor isoform X2, translating to MRYCVESATKAGTTETKAEPNVDLSLTPVMMAMEGERLIMTESQYKCLELLSQDGSHNKTGSFCSRFWDGLLCWDETPAGTFASQNCPDYPSFDPLEKVTKYCDESGNWVHSSSINKTWSHCLTFSKEKIKTLPVHGFLETETEMDPTAESQVSPVVTQKAEERKKIIDGQYKCFEKMNRDQPYNKSGSYCNRTWDGWLCWDDTPAGTYTSQNCPNYFPDFDSTEKVTKYCDETGNWFRHPETNRTWSNYTLCIAHTKDKLKMAYILYYMAIVGHALSIVSLLISLAIFFYFRSLSCQRITLHKNLFCSYVLNSAFTIVNLITVVNNPKVVQRNPIGCKVLHFFHMYMLGCNYFWMLCEGIYLHTLIVVAVFAEEQHLHWYYLLGWGFPLVPASIHAVARKKYFDDNCWMSVETHLLYVVHGPIMAALLVNLFFLLNIVRVLVTKLRDTHRAESNMYMKAVRATLILVPLLGIQFVIFPWRPENRLAGEIYDYIMHILMHYQGLLVATIFCFFNGEVQGALKRQWMQYKAQWGQRRREHCSMRSTSYTATSITEVPAFMYHHDCNSEHLNGKQTEDSELVALKTGETYA from the exons ATGCGTTATTGTGTGGAG aGTGCAACAAAGGCTGGAACAACAGAGACGAAAGCAGAGCCCAACGTCGACTTATCCCTTACTCCTGTTATGATGGCAATGGAGGGAGAGAGGCTGATCATGACTGAGTCTCAGTACAAATGTCTGGAGCTTCTGAGCCAAGATGGATCCCATAATAAAACAG GTTCGTTCTGCAGCAGATTCTGGGATGGCTTGCTCTGTTGGGATGAAACACCAGCTGGAACCTTTGCTTCACAGAACTGCCCAGACTATCCCAGCTTTGACCCCTTGG AAAAGGTAACCAAATACTGTGATGAATCTGGCAACTGGGTACACAGTTCATCCATCAATAAGACCTGGTCCCACTGTCTCACATTCTCAAAGGagaaaataaag ACGTTACCAGTTCATGGCTTTTTAGAGACGGAGACGGAGATGGATCCCACCGCTGAGAGTCAGGTCAGCCCTGTAGTGACTCAGAAAGCGGAGGAGAGGAAGAAGATCATCGATGGTCAATATAAATGCTTTGAGAAAATGAACAGAGACCAGCCATATAACAAATCAG GTTCATACTGCAACCGCACGTGGGATGGGTGGCTATGCTGGGACGATACGCCGGCGGGAACATACACATCTCAAAACTGCCCCAATTACTTCCCTGACTTTGACTCTACTG AAAAGGTCACCAAGTATTGCGATGAGACAGGAAACTGGTTTAGGCACCCTGAGACAAACAGGACATGGTCCAACTACACCCTTTGCATTGCTCACACCAAGGACAAGCTCAAG atggcgtatattttgtattatatggCGATTGTGGGTCATGCTCTTTCTATAGTGTCCCTTCTCATCTCTCTGgccattttcttttatttcag GAGCCTGAGCTGTCAGAGAATCACGCTACACAAGAACCTGTTCTGCTCGTATGTGCTCAACTCAGCCTTCACCATCGTCAACCTCATAACTGTGGTCAACAACCCCAAAGTGGTGCAGAGGAATCCG ATTGGCTGCAAGGTGCTTCACTTCTTCCACATGTACATGCTGGGCTGTAACTATTTCTGGATGCTCTGTGAGGGGATTTACCTGCACACGCTGATTGTGGTGGCCGTTTTTGCCGAGGAGCAGCATCTGCACTGGTATTATCTTCTGGGCTGGG GATTCCCCTTGGTGCCTGCATCCATCCATGCTGTGGCGAGGAAGAAATACTTTGATGACAA CTGCTGGATGAGTGTGGAGACACATCTGCTCTATGTGGTTCACGGCCCCATCATGGCAGCTTTATTA gtcaatttattttttctgctgAACATAGTACGGGTTTTGGTGACCAAACTGAGAGATACGCATCGAGCTGAGTCAAACATGTATATGAAGGCAGTGAGGGCCACCCTCATTCTTGTGCCCTTATTGGGCATTCAGTTCGTCATCTTCCCTTGGCGGCCAGAGAACCGCTTGGCAGGAGAGATATATGATTACATcatgcacatattaatgcattaccAG GGATTGCTGGTGGCAACCATATTCTGCTTTTTCAATGGAGAG GTCCAGGGAGCTCTGAAAAGGCAGTGGATGCAGTACAAAGCCCAGTGGGGTCAGCGTCGACGTGAACACTGCTCCATGAGATCCACCTCCTACACCGCCACCTCCATCACCGAGGTGCCCGCCTTCATGTACCATCATGACTGCAACAGTGAACACTTGAATGGTAAACAAACAGAAGACTCCGAGCTAGTGGCCCTCAAGACGGGCGAGACATACGCATGA
- the calcr gene encoding calcitonin gene-related peptide type 1 receptor isoform X1 — MGWQETLWLLVSFILSATKAGTTETKAEPNVDLSLTPVMMAMEGERLIMTESQYKCLELLSQDGSHNKTGSFCSRFWDGLLCWDETPAGTFASQNCPDYPSFDPLEKVTKYCDESGNWVHSSSINKTWSHCLTFSKEKIKTLPVHGFLETETEMDPTAESQVSPVVTQKAEERKKIIDGQYKCFEKMNRDQPYNKSGSYCNRTWDGWLCWDDTPAGTYTSQNCPNYFPDFDSTEKVTKYCDETGNWFRHPETNRTWSNYTLCIAHTKDKLKMAYILYYMAIVGHALSIVSLLISLAIFFYFRSLSCQRITLHKNLFCSYVLNSAFTIVNLITVVNNPKVVQRNPIGCKVLHFFHMYMLGCNYFWMLCEGIYLHTLIVVAVFAEEQHLHWYYLLGWGFPLVPASIHAVARKKYFDDNCWMSVETHLLYVVHGPIMAALLVNLFFLLNIVRVLVTKLRDTHRAESNMYMKAVRATLILVPLLGIQFVIFPWRPENRLAGEIYDYIMHILMHYQGLLVATIFCFFNGEVQGALKRQWMQYKAQWGQRRREHCSMRSTSYTATSITEVPAFMYHHDCNSEHLNGKQTEDSELVALKTGETYA; from the exons ATGGGTTGGCAAGAGACCCTATGGCTTTTGGTATCATTTATCTTG aGTGCAACAAAGGCTGGAACAACAGAGACGAAAGCAGAGCCCAACGTCGACTTATCCCTTACTCCTGTTATGATGGCAATGGAGGGAGAGAGGCTGATCATGACTGAGTCTCAGTACAAATGTCTGGAGCTTCTGAGCCAAGATGGATCCCATAATAAAACAG GTTCGTTCTGCAGCAGATTCTGGGATGGCTTGCTCTGTTGGGATGAAACACCAGCTGGAACCTTTGCTTCACAGAACTGCCCAGACTATCCCAGCTTTGACCCCTTGG AAAAGGTAACCAAATACTGTGATGAATCTGGCAACTGGGTACACAGTTCATCCATCAATAAGACCTGGTCCCACTGTCTCACATTCTCAAAGGagaaaataaag ACGTTACCAGTTCATGGCTTTTTAGAGACGGAGACGGAGATGGATCCCACCGCTGAGAGTCAGGTCAGCCCTGTAGTGACTCAGAAAGCGGAGGAGAGGAAGAAGATCATCGATGGTCAATATAAATGCTTTGAGAAAATGAACAGAGACCAGCCATATAACAAATCAG GTTCATACTGCAACCGCACGTGGGATGGGTGGCTATGCTGGGACGATACGCCGGCGGGAACATACACATCTCAAAACTGCCCCAATTACTTCCCTGACTTTGACTCTACTG AAAAGGTCACCAAGTATTGCGATGAGACAGGAAACTGGTTTAGGCACCCTGAGACAAACAGGACATGGTCCAACTACACCCTTTGCATTGCTCACACCAAGGACAAGCTCAAG atggcgtatattttgtattatatggCGATTGTGGGTCATGCTCTTTCTATAGTGTCCCTTCTCATCTCTCTGgccattttcttttatttcag GAGCCTGAGCTGTCAGAGAATCACGCTACACAAGAACCTGTTCTGCTCGTATGTGCTCAACTCAGCCTTCACCATCGTCAACCTCATAACTGTGGTCAACAACCCCAAAGTGGTGCAGAGGAATCCG ATTGGCTGCAAGGTGCTTCACTTCTTCCACATGTACATGCTGGGCTGTAACTATTTCTGGATGCTCTGTGAGGGGATTTACCTGCACACGCTGATTGTGGTGGCCGTTTTTGCCGAGGAGCAGCATCTGCACTGGTATTATCTTCTGGGCTGGG GATTCCCCTTGGTGCCTGCATCCATCCATGCTGTGGCGAGGAAGAAATACTTTGATGACAA CTGCTGGATGAGTGTGGAGACACATCTGCTCTATGTGGTTCACGGCCCCATCATGGCAGCTTTATTA gtcaatttattttttctgctgAACATAGTACGGGTTTTGGTGACCAAACTGAGAGATACGCATCGAGCTGAGTCAAACATGTATATGAAGGCAGTGAGGGCCACCCTCATTCTTGTGCCCTTATTGGGCATTCAGTTCGTCATCTTCCCTTGGCGGCCAGAGAACCGCTTGGCAGGAGAGATATATGATTACATcatgcacatattaatgcattaccAG GGATTGCTGGTGGCAACCATATTCTGCTTTTTCAATGGAGAG GTCCAGGGAGCTCTGAAAAGGCAGTGGATGCAGTACAAAGCCCAGTGGGGTCAGCGTCGACGTGAACACTGCTCCATGAGATCCACCTCCTACACCGCCACCTCCATCACCGAGGTGCCCGCCTTCATGTACCATCATGACTGCAACAGTGAACACTTGAATGGTAAACAAACAGAAGACTCCGAGCTAGTGGCCCTCAAGACGGGCGAGACATACGCATGA